From the Manihot esculenta cultivar AM560-2 chromosome 3, M.esculenta_v8, whole genome shotgun sequence genome, one window contains:
- the LOC110610859 gene encoding E3 ubiquitin-protein ligase ATL4: protein MGFFEDDSGVIVTHLLYKAAVILAILRCALSWALKFRNTTHLPPSSPSDSLHPLPSSQQIRDGLILTTFADVTQRISPAYDTCAVCLGQLRENDQVRELRNCCHVFHVDCIDRWVDHDDDGNHRSCPLCRAPLLTTSQSLGWIRSEPSWAVERILYLFGDDLFVQ, encoded by the coding sequence ATGGGTTTCTTCGAGGATGATTCAGGCGTAATAGTAACACATCTCCTCTACAAAGCGGCAGTTATTCTAGCAATCTTGAGATGTGCCTTATCCTGGGCTCTCAAATTCAGAAACACAACCCATTTGCCCCCTTCTTCTCCCAGTGATTCGCTACATCCTCTCCCTTCTTCTCAGCAGATAAGGGACGGTCTGATTTTAACCACTTTTGCTGACGTCACCCAGAGGATATCACCAGCTTATGACACGTGTGCTGTGTGCTTGGGCCAGCTGAGAGAGAATGATCAAGTCAGAGAACTAAGAAACTGCTGCCACGTGTTCCATGTTGACtgtattgatagatgggttgaTCATGATGATGATGGTAATCACAGAAGTTGTCCACTGTGTAGGGCCCCACTGCTGACCACGTCACAGAGTTTGGGTTGGATCAGGTCTGAGCCCAGTTGGGCTGTTGAGAGAATTCTGTACCTCTTTGgagatgatttgtttgtgcaatAA